In the Candidatus Rokuibacteriota bacterium genome, TAGATCTCCCCCGAGGTGATCTCCTCGAGGCCGGCTACCATCCGGAGCGTCGTGGACTTGCCGCACCCAGACGGGCCGACAAGCACGAGGAACTCCTTGTCGCGGATATGGAGGTTCATGTCCCTGACCGCCTGGACCTCGTCGAACCGCTTGTTCAGCTCCTTCATGACGACCTGTGCCATCCCGCCACCTCGCTTGTGAAGACCCGAGCTCGGCTATCCCTTCACGGACCCAGTCAACCCAGCCACATAGTACTCTACGAAAAAGGAGTATACCAGCGCCACCGGGATCGAGCCGAGCAGCGCTCCGGCCATGAGCTGACCCCAGAAGTAGATGTCCCCTCGGATGAGCTCCGAGACGACGCCCACAGGGACGGTCTTTTGCTCCGGCGATGAGAGGAACACGAGGGCGTAGATAAACTCGTTCCAGGAGAGCGTAAAGGCGAAGATCCCCGCGGACAGGATGCCAGGGATGGCGATGGGAAAGATGATCCGCAGCATGGTCTGCACGCGACTCGCGCCATCAATGCGCGCGCACTCCTCCAGCTCCTTTGGGATCGTCTTGAAGTAGCCCATGAGGAGCCA is a window encoding:
- a CDS encoding carbohydrate ABC transporter permease, whose amino-acid sequence is WLLMGYFKTIPKELEECARIDGASRVQTMLRIIFPIAIPGILSAGIFAFTLSWNEFIYALVFLSSPEQKTVPVGVVSELIRGDIYFWGQLMAGALLGSIPVALVYSFFVEYYVAGLTGSVKG